The following coding sequences are from one Thermoleophilia bacterium window:
- a CDS encoding aminopeptidase → MSEDLNKAVRAVVRDCLGVRPNEEVLVVCNPATLVLGEAMRAEAEAVGAQSVLAVMTERESHAGEPPQTIADAMVAADVLLAPTVQSLSHTAARKRASESGTRVATLPGATVEMLARVMSENMDALKVRGGRVAEILDRGTEARITCDHGSDLTLGLEGRKAIPDAGELTHAGAFGNLPCGEGFIAPATAEGTLVVDGSIAGVGLVSSPVRLTIEGGHLVDATGPEGEQLMELLTVHGPDGTNVAELGIGTNEKAILTGNILEDEKIFGTAHVAFGASAAIGGNIQVPVHLDVVSLRPEVTVDGTPIVLEGKLLV, encoded by the coding sequence ATGAGTGAAGACCTGAACAAAGCCGTCCGTGCCGTCGTCCGCGACTGCCTCGGGGTGCGGCCGAACGAAGAAGTCCTGGTCGTCTGTAACCCCGCCACCCTCGTGCTGGGCGAGGCGATGCGGGCCGAGGCGGAGGCGGTTGGTGCCCAGTCGGTCCTGGCCGTGATGACCGAGCGCGAGTCCCACGCCGGCGAACCGCCGCAGACGATCGCTGACGCGATGGTCGCGGCCGACGTTCTGCTCGCGCCGACGGTCCAGTCGCTCTCGCACACGGCGGCTCGAAAGCGCGCCTCCGAATCCGGCACCCGTGTCGCCACACTGCCCGGAGCGACCGTGGAGATGCTCGCCCGGGTGATGAGCGAAAACATGGACGCATTGAAAGTGCGTGGAGGCCGAGTTGCCGAGATCCTCGACCGCGGGACCGAAGCGCGAATCACTTGCGACCACGGCAGTGATCTCACCCTCGGCCTCGAGGGCCGCAAGGCGATTCCCGACGCCGGCGAGCTCACCCACGCCGGCGCCTTCGGCAACCTGCCCTGCGGCGAAGGCTTCATCGCCCCGGCCACGGCGGAAGGCACTCTGGTCGTCGACGGCTCGATCGCCGGGGTCGGCCTCGTCTCCTCGCCGGTGCGCCTGACCATCGAAGGCGGCCACCTGGTTGACGCGACCGGTCCCGAAGGCGAACAGTTGATGGAACTGCTGACCGTTCACGGACCCGACGGGACCAACGTCGCCGAGCTCGGCATCGGCACCAACGAGAAGGCGATCCTCACCGGCAACATCCTCGAGGACGAGAAGATCTTCGGCACCGCTCACGTCGCTTTCGGGGCTTCGGCCGCGATCGGCGGCAACATCCAGGTCCCGGTGCACCTCGATGTCGTATCGCTGCGGCCCGAGGTCACGGTTGACGGCACCCCGATCGTCCTGGAAGGAAAACTGCTCGTTTGA
- a CDS encoding VOC family protein — protein MAVADLGGAREFYENKVGLRVEQVLGEEMVLYECGGDSTLAIYNSAENSGKSTHTQAGWEVDDISKEIGELKSRGVEFEQYDGETGPTTDDDGVFTHGSMKVAWFRDPEGNTYAISEGSM, from the coding sequence GTGGCGGTAGCGGACCTCGGAGGAGCCCGGGAATTTTACGAAAACAAGGTCGGCCTCCGGGTCGAACAGGTACTCGGCGAAGAGATGGTTCTCTACGAATGCGGCGGCGATTCCACCCTCGCGATCTACAACTCGGCCGAGAATTCCGGCAAGTCAACCCACACCCAGGCCGGCTGGGAAGTCGACGACATCAGCAAGGAGATCGGCGAGCTCAAGTCCCGCGGCGTCGAGTTCGAGCAGTACGACGGAGAAACCGGACCGACGACCGACGACGACGGCGTCTTCACCCACGGTTCGATGAAGGTCGCCTGGTTCCGGGACCCGGAAGGCAACACTTACGCGATCAGCGAAGGCTCGATGTAG